In Rhizobiales bacterium NRL2, a genomic segment contains:
- a CDS encoding DNA polymerase I — MAENGKHLVYLIDGSGYIFRAYHALPPLTRPDGTNVGAVSGFCNMLYKLLDETLQSGKATHFAVIFDHSSKSFRNEIYGDYKANRPPPPEDLVPQFPLFRDAVRAFGLPCIEMEGYEADDLIATYAEQAKADGHDVVIVSSDKDLMQLVDGGVTMLDPMKNRPIGRAEVREKFFVEPERVIDVQALAGDSTDNVPGVPGIGIKTAAQLIEEYGDLENLLAHAEEIKQPKRRQNLIEHADLARVSMELVRLKRDVEVEHDIDGFIIGPPDPAPLIGFLEEQSFRTLTSRVRARFGGEEGQALNEVAETPPPEDAEYELIQDMAALERWIAEIRECGFVAVDTETNSLDAVAADLVGISLSTAPGHACYIPLRHRGAAPDGELDLGGGNTDAPKQIPLADAIAALRPVFADPGILKIGQNIKYDCTVLQRAGAPVHPIDDTMLLSFVLDAGAHGHGMDELSRLHLDYAPIPYKEVAGTGKAQITFDHVPLDKALDYAAEDADITLRLWRVLKPRLAQEHMATVYETIERPLVPVIAAMEQAGIRVDADILRELSNDFELRAAEIESDIHALAGENFNIGSPKQLGEILFDKMSLGGGRKGKTGAYATGADILEDLAAQGHELPRRVLDWRQLTKLKSTYTDALQKEINPATGRVHTAYHMAGASTGRLASSDPNLQNIPIRTEEGRKIRRAFVAEKGCKLISADYSQIELRILAHIADIEALKGAFAEGADIHALTASEVFGVPLAEMDGATRRKAKAINFGIIYGISPFGLARQLQIPQGEAKSFIDAYFERYPGVKDYMDQAREQAKEHGFVETLYGRRIHLATIRDKNPARRSFAERAAINAPIQGSAADIIKRAMIRIPAALDGAGLAAKMLLQVHDELIFEAPEDQVEATIEAVKTTMERAAHLSVPLTVEAGVGDSWADAH; from the coding sequence ATGGCGGAGAACGGCAAGCATCTGGTCTATCTGATCGACGGCTCGGGCTACATCTTCCGCGCCTATCACGCCCTGCCGCCGCTGACTCGCCCCGACGGCACCAATGTCGGCGCGGTCTCGGGCTTCTGCAACATGCTCTACAAGCTGCTGGACGAGACGCTGCAGTCCGGCAAGGCGACCCACTTCGCCGTCATCTTCGACCATTCCTCCAAGAGTTTCCGCAATGAGATCTACGGCGACTACAAGGCCAACCGGCCGCCGCCGCCCGAGGACCTGGTGCCGCAGTTTCCGCTGTTCCGCGACGCCGTGCGCGCCTTCGGCCTGCCCTGCATCGAGATGGAAGGCTACGAAGCCGACGACCTGATCGCGACCTATGCCGAACAGGCGAAGGCCGACGGCCATGACGTGGTCATCGTTTCCTCCGACAAGGACCTGATGCAGCTCGTCGACGGCGGCGTCACCATGCTCGACCCGATGAAGAACCGCCCCATCGGCCGCGCCGAGGTGCGCGAGAAGTTCTTCGTGGAGCCGGAACGGGTGATCGACGTCCAGGCGCTGGCCGGGGATTCAACCGACAACGTACCGGGCGTGCCGGGAATCGGCATCAAGACCGCTGCACAACTCATTGAAGAATATGGCGATCTCGAGAATCTTCTCGCTCATGCCGAAGAGATCAAGCAGCCCAAGCGGCGTCAGAACCTGATCGAGCATGCCGACCTTGCGCGGGTCAGCATGGAACTGGTCCGCCTGAAGCGCGATGTCGAGGTCGAACACGACATTGACGGATTCATCATCGGGCCGCCCGATCCGGCGCCGCTGATCGGCTTCCTCGAGGAACAGAGCTTCCGCACCCTGACCAGCCGGGTCCGCGCGCGCTTCGGCGGCGAGGAGGGCCAGGCCCTGAACGAAGTCGCCGAAACGCCGCCGCCGGAAGACGCCGAATACGAACTGATCCAGGACATGGCGGCGCTGGAGAGGTGGATCGCGGAGATCCGCGAATGCGGTTTCGTCGCGGTGGACACGGAAACGAACTCGCTCGACGCGGTCGCCGCCGACCTCGTCGGCATCTCGCTTTCCACCGCGCCGGGCCATGCCTGCTACATCCCGCTGCGCCACCGCGGCGCGGCGCCGGACGGCGAACTCGATCTGGGCGGCGGGAACACGGATGCGCCGAAGCAGATTCCGCTCGCGGACGCCATCGCGGCGCTGCGGCCCGTATTCGCCGATCCGGGCATCCTCAAGATCGGGCAGAACATCAAGTACGACTGCACGGTGCTGCAGCGCGCCGGCGCGCCCGTGCACCCGATCGACGACACCATGCTGCTCAGTTTCGTGCTCGACGCCGGCGCCCATGGCCACGGCATGGACGAGCTTTCGCGGCTGCATCTGGACTACGCGCCGATCCCCTACAAGGAGGTCGCGGGCACGGGCAAGGCGCAGATCACCTTCGATCACGTGCCGCTGGACAAGGCGCTCGACTACGCCGCCGAAGACGCCGACATCACCCTCCGGCTCTGGCGGGTGCTGAAGCCGCGCCTGGCGCAGGAGCACATGGCGACCGTCTACGAGACCATCGAACGCCCGCTCGTGCCGGTGATCGCGGCGATGGAGCAGGCCGGCATCAGGGTCGACGCGGATATCCTGCGCGAGCTGTCCAACGACTTCGAACTGCGCGCCGCCGAGATCGAAAGCGATATCCATGCGCTGGCCGGCGAGAACTTCAACATCGGCAGCCCCAAGCAGCTCGGCGAGATCCTGTTCGACAAGATGAGCCTCGGCGGCGGCAGGAAGGGCAAGACCGGCGCCTATGCCACCGGCGCGGATATCCTGGAAGACCTCGCGGCCCAGGGCCACGAACTGCCGCGGCGGGTGCTCGACTGGCGCCAGCTCACCAAGCTGAAGTCGACCTATACCGACGCCCTGCAGAAGGAAATCAATCCGGCCACCGGCCGGGTTCATACCGCCTATCACATGGCCGGGGCGTCGACCGGCCGCCTCGCCTCATCCGATCCGAACCTGCAGAACATCCCGATCCGCACCGAGGAGGGCCGCAAGATCCGCCGCGCCTTCGTCGCCGAAAAGGGCTGCAAGCTGATCTCGGCCGACTACAGCCAGATCGAACTCAGGATCCTCGCCCACATCGCCGATATCGAGGCGCTGAAGGGCGCCTTCGCCGAGGGCGCGGACATTCACGCACTCACCGCCTCGGAGGTCTTCGGCGTGCCGCTGGCGGAGATGGACGGCGCCACGCGGCGCAAGGCCAAGGCGATCAACTTCGGCATCATCTACGGCATCTCCCCCTTCGGACTGGCGCGGCAGCTGCAGATCCCGCAGGGCGAAGCGAAGAGTTTCATCGACGCCTATTTCGAGCGCTATCCCGGTGTGAAGGACTACATGGACCAGGCGCGGGAACAGGCGAAGGAACATGGCTTCGTGGAGACGCTCTATGGCCGCCGCATCCACCTTGCCACGATACGCGACAAGAATCCGGCGCGGCGGAGCTTCGCCGAGCGCGCCGCCATCAACGCGCCGATCCAGGGTTCGGCCGCCGACATCATCAAGCGCGCCATGATCCGCATTCCCGCCGCCCTCGACGGCGCCGGGCTGGCGGCGAAGATGCTGCTGCAGGTCCACGACGAACTGATCTTCGAAGCGCCCGAAGATCAGGTCGAAGCCACCATCGAGGCCGTGAAGACCACCATGGAGCGCGCGGCGCATCTCTCCGTCCCGCTCACGGTGGAGGCGGGCGTCGGGGATTCATGGGCCGACGCGCACTAG
- a CDS encoding O-acetylhomoserine aminocarboxypropyltransferase (catalyzes the formation of L-methionine and acetate from O-acetyl-L-homoserine and methanethiol) has translation MSLDSKNPETIVLHAGHRADPTTGAVAVPIYQTTSYQFQHTEHAANLFALKELGNIYSRIMNPTCDALEQRVAALEGGAAALALASGQAASAFAVQNLARAGDNIVSSTDLYGGTWNLFANTLKDQGIEVRFVDPEDPQAFANATDDRTRAYYAETLPNPKLKVFPIAEVAEIGRGFGIPLIMDNTAAPILCKPFEHGAAVIVYSATKYIGGHGTSIGGLLVDGGNFDWEAHKERQPALNTPDPSYHGAVWAEAVKPLGPIAYILKARVTLLRDLGAAMSPFNAFQFLQGLETLPLRMRAHSENAAKVADFLKGHAKVEKVIFPGLQDGEAKRRADAHLKGGYSGLLGFEIKGGKDAGAKFIDGLELFYHVANIGDARSLAIHPATTTHSQLTPEEQTASGVTDSYVRLSIGIEHIDDILADLEQALAKA, from the coding sequence ATGAGCCTCGATTCGAAGAACCCGGAAACCATCGTCCTGCATGCGGGACACCGCGCCGACCCGACGACCGGTGCGGTCGCCGTGCCGATCTACCAGACCACCTCGTACCAGTTCCAGCACACCGAGCATGCCGCGAACCTGTTCGCGCTGAAGGAGCTGGGCAACATCTACAGCCGCATCATGAACCCGACCTGCGACGCGCTGGAGCAGCGCGTGGCGGCGCTGGAAGGCGGCGCGGCCGCCCTGGCGCTGGCTTCGGGTCAGGCGGCGAGCGCCTTCGCGGTGCAGAACCTCGCCCGCGCCGGCGACAACATCGTCTCCTCGACCGACCTCTACGGCGGCACCTGGAACCTGTTCGCCAACACTCTGAAGGACCAAGGCATCGAGGTCCGCTTCGTGGACCCCGAGGATCCGCAGGCCTTCGCCAACGCGACCGACGACCGGACCCGCGCCTATTACGCGGAGACCCTGCCCAATCCGAAGCTGAAGGTCTTCCCCATCGCCGAGGTCGCCGAGATCGGCCGCGGCTTCGGCATCCCGCTGATCATGGACAACACCGCGGCGCCCATCCTCTGCAAGCCGTTCGAACATGGCGCGGCGGTCATCGTCTATTCGGCCACCAAGTACATCGGCGGCCACGGCACCTCCATCGGCGGCCTGCTGGTCGATGGCGGCAATTTCGACTGGGAAGCCCACAAGGAGCGTCAGCCGGCGCTGAACACCCCCGATCCGAGCTATCATGGCGCCGTCTGGGCGGAGGCCGTGAAGCCGCTCGGTCCCATCGCCTACATCCTGAAGGCGCGGGTGACGCTGCTGCGCGACCTGGGCGCGGCGATGAGCCCGTTCAACGCCTTCCAGTTCCTGCAAGGCCTCGAGACCCTGCCGCTGCGCATGCGCGCCCACAGCGAGAACGCGGCCAAGGTCGCGGACTTTCTGAAGGGCCACGCCAAGGTGGAGAAGGTGATCTTCCCCGGCCTCCAGGACGGTGAAGCCAAACGCCGCGCCGACGCCCATCTCAAGGGCGGCTACAGCGGCCTGCTCGGCTTCGAGATCAAGGGCGGCAAGGACGCCGGCGCGAAGTTCATCGACGGGCTGGAGCTGTTCTACCACGTCGCCAATATCGGCGACGCACGCAGCCTGGCCATCCACCCGGCGACCACTACCCACAGCCAGCTCACGCCCGAGGAGCAGACGGCCTCCGGCGTCACCGATTCCTATGTCCGCCTGTCGATCGGCATCGAGCACATCGACGACATCCTGGCCGACCTGGAACAGGCGCTGGCGAAGGCCTGA
- a CDS encoding TRAP dicarboxylate transporter subunit DctM yields the protein MAIEWKTVLFFGLLFLFILLGVPLTFVLGGLSVIFIFAEFQANPSSDGLYLVASKIWDLMETSSLIAIPLYVFMAMVLERSGVAHDLYRMMHLWWGGLRGGLAVGTVLICTIFAAMSGISGAAVVTMGTIALPQMLSRGYDARLALGAINAGGGWGILIPPSILMVLYALITEVSIGKLFAAGVGPGLLLFVLVSAYIGIRCWFQPKLGPSLPVEDRGTWPEKLHALRSVLLPIMIIVMVLGAIFSGLATVTEAAAVGVLGALVASAVNRKLNTRLVREAAIRTFRLTTLITWIVFAAHAYSTAYTAMGAESFITHLTEQIPGGRWGALLFMMVVLFFLGMVLDPVGIMLITLPVFLPLVNAHGFDPVWFGILFVVMMEISYMTPPFGFNLFYLRSVTQADPSMRHLTMKDIYWSVGPYTVVELFGLFLIVLFPAIALWLPDLLFSGN from the coding sequence ATGGCCATCGAGTGGAAGACCGTCCTCTTCTTCGGCCTTCTGTTCCTGTTCATCCTGCTGGGCGTGCCGCTGACCTTCGTGCTGGGCGGCCTCAGCGTCATTTTCATCTTCGCCGAGTTTCAGGCGAACCCGTCCTCCGACGGCCTCTATCTGGTGGCGTCGAAGATTTGGGACCTGATGGAGACGTCATCGCTCATCGCGATCCCGCTCTACGTCTTCATGGCCATGGTGCTGGAACGATCGGGCGTTGCTCACGACCTCTACCGCATGATGCATCTCTGGTGGGGCGGTCTGCGCGGCGGCCTGGCCGTCGGCACCGTTCTGATCTGCACCATCTTCGCGGCGATGTCCGGCATCTCAGGCGCCGCCGTGGTGACCATGGGGACCATCGCCCTGCCGCAGATGCTGTCGCGCGGCTATGACGCGCGGCTGGCGCTGGGCGCGATCAATGCGGGCGGCGGCTGGGGCATCCTGATTCCGCCGTCGATCCTGATGGTGCTCTACGCCCTGATCACGGAAGTCTCGATCGGCAAGCTGTTCGCGGCCGGCGTCGGCCCCGGGTTGCTGCTGTTCGTGCTCGTATCCGCCTATATCGGCATCCGCTGCTGGTTCCAGCCGAAGCTGGGTCCCTCGCTGCCGGTCGAGGACCGCGGGACCTGGCCCGAGAAACTCCACGCCCTCAGGTCCGTGCTGCTGCCCATCATGATCATCGTGATGGTGCTCGGGGCAATCTTTTCGGGTCTCGCGACGGTCACGGAAGCGGCGGCGGTCGGCGTGCTCGGCGCTCTGGTCGCCAGCGCGGTCAACCGCAAGCTGAATACCCGGCTGGTGAGGGAAGCCGCCATCCGGACCTTCCGTCTCACCACGCTGATCACCTGGATCGTCTTCGCGGCGCACGCCTATTCCACGGCCTATACCGCGATGGGCGCGGAGAGTTTCATCACGCATCTGACCGAGCAGATCCCGGGCGGCCGTTGGGGCGCCCTGCTGTTCATGATGGTCGTGCTGTTCTTCCTCGGCATGGTGCTGGACCCGGTGGGGATCATGCTGATCACGCTGCCGGTCTTCCTGCCGCTGGTGAACGCGCACGGATTCGATCCGGTGTGGTTCGGCATCCTCTTCGTCGTGATGATGGAAATCAGCTACATGACGCCGCCATTCGGCTTCAACCTGTTCTATCTCAGATCGGTGACGCAGGCGGATCCATCCATGCGGCACCTGACCATGAAGGACATCTACTGGTCGGTCGGGCCCTATACGGTGGTCGAGCTGTTCGGACTGTTCCTGATCGTGCTGTTTCCGGCCATTGCGCTGTGGCTGCCGGACCTGCTGTTCTCCGGGAACTGA
- a CDS encoding ABC transporter substrate-binding protein: MTEKKTGLSRRKALLGGAALAAAPAIIGSGSARAQEKVVWKVQSHWPKASASYGDSLQVIADELAEITNGRFTLELHGAGEFAKGAEIFQIVKKGVVEMGTLSPGYVLGEAPMAGLCLGVPGTFREPWEFQYYLKNMGAEAMFNEELAYHGVVSRAEKVYPTELVVSKEISEASDFSAMKLRSSGSYLKYLEAAGAAPQYVAGPELYQSLASGVVDGAHWGAAQGAQSMSLWEVAKFHMKPTMGIAMDTLIMNKAAIDALPEDLRFTLMMHLETRFWKRCAEYQYKEMTALAAGIAEHGVKVKQFPQGVLDKFAEASRAILEEERAKGGNAAKGTEMLVEFLKVLGYA; the protein is encoded by the coding sequence ATGACCGAGAAGAAGACCGGACTGTCCCGCCGCAAGGCGCTTCTGGGAGGCGCGGCGCTGGCCGCGGCGCCTGCCATCATCGGGTCGGGTTCGGCCCGCGCGCAGGAAAAAGTCGTCTGGAAGGTGCAGTCGCACTGGCCGAAGGCGTCGGCCTCCTATGGCGACAGTCTGCAGGTCATCGCCGACGAACTGGCGGAGATCACCAACGGCCGCTTTACCCTCGAACTTCATGGCGCGGGCGAATTCGCCAAGGGCGCCGAGATCTTCCAGATCGTCAAGAAGGGCGTGGTCGAGATGGGCACCCTCTCGCCGGGCTACGTTCTGGGCGAGGCGCCTATGGCCGGTCTCTGCCTTGGCGTGCCGGGCACGTTCCGCGAGCCCTGGGAGTTCCAGTACTATCTGAAGAACATGGGCGCAGAGGCCATGTTCAACGAGGAACTGGCCTATCACGGTGTCGTCAGCCGCGCCGAGAAGGTCTATCCGACCGAACTGGTGGTCTCGAAGGAGATCTCCGAGGCCAGCGACTTCTCCGCCATGAAGCTCCGCTCTTCGGGTTCCTATCTGAAGTACCTGGAGGCCGCTGGCGCTGCACCGCAGTACGTCGCCGGACCCGAGCTCTACCAGTCGCTGGCTTCCGGCGTGGTCGACGGCGCCCACTGGGGCGCGGCGCAGGGCGCCCAGTCCATGTCGTTGTGGGAAGTCGCCAAGTTCCACATGAAGCCAACCATGGGCATCGCCATGGATACGCTGATCATGAACAAGGCGGCGATCGACGCGCTGCCCGAGGATCTGCGCTTCACGCTGATGATGCATCTGGAGACGCGCTTCTGGAAGCGCTGCGCCGAGTATCAGTACAAGGAAATGACGGCTCTGGCCGCCGGCATCGCCGAGCACGGCGTCAAGGTGAAGCAGTTCCCCCAGGGTGTGCTGGACAAGTTCGCCGAGGCGTCGCGCGCCATCCTGGAAGAGGAGCGGGCCAAGGGCGGCAACGCCGCGAAGGGCACCGAGATGCTGGTCGAGTTCCTCAAGGTGCTGGGCTACGCCTGA
- a CDS encoding bile acid:sodium symporter — translation MDIFIQLLPLALAIIMLSLGLGLTVADFARVLTAPRAFVIGLISQVVAIPLVAWVLASLAGLPPALAVGVMILALCPGGVTSNVLTRFARGDLALSISLTGLVSLLSVLTVPVLAAFFADHFMGLDAPAIDVTALGLAMFAMTAVPVTIGMTVRRFAPGFSGRVEGPLSVLALVLFVLIVIGAIVLNWGLLVENLPKLGPSLVALNVILLAIGLGLARLAGLSQRQGTAIAIETGIQNSTLGITVGSLIVEQASGLPPFSLPSGVYGLTMYAVALPFIFWRRAGQRKAAPLSP, via the coding sequence GTGGACATCTTCATTCAGCTTCTGCCGCTGGCGCTGGCGATCATCATGCTCTCGCTGGGGCTGGGACTCACGGTGGCCGATTTCGCCCGCGTGCTCACCGCGCCACGCGCTTTCGTCATCGGCCTGATCTCCCAGGTCGTGGCCATCCCGCTCGTCGCCTGGGTGCTGGCGAGTCTTGCCGGCCTGCCGCCGGCGCTGGCCGTGGGCGTCATGATCCTGGCCCTCTGCCCGGGCGGCGTGACCTCGAACGTGCTGACCCGGTTCGCGCGCGGCGACCTGGCGCTCTCGATCTCGCTGACCGGCCTTGTGAGCCTGCTCTCGGTGCTGACCGTGCCGGTTCTCGCGGCCTTCTTCGCCGATCATTTCATGGGCCTCGATGCGCCAGCGATCGACGTCACCGCGCTTGGCCTCGCCATGTTCGCAATGACCGCGGTACCGGTGACGATCGGCATGACCGTGCGGCGCTTCGCGCCCGGCTTCAGCGGCCGCGTCGAAGGCCCGCTCTCGGTGCTGGCGCTGGTGCTGTTCGTCCTCATTGTCATCGGCGCCATCGTGCTGAACTGGGGCCTGCTGGTGGAAAACCTGCCGAAGCTCGGCCCGTCGCTGGTCGCGCTCAACGTCATCCTGCTGGCGATCGGCCTGGGCCTCGCACGCCTCGCCGGCCTGTCGCAGCGCCAGGGCACCGCCATCGCCATCGAGACCGGGATCCAGAATTCCACGCTGGGCATCACCGTGGGCTCGCTGATCGTGGAGCAGGCCTCGGGGCTGCCGCCCTTCAGCCTGCCGTCAGGCGTCTACGGTCTGACCATGTACGCCGTGGCGCTGCCCTTCATCTTCTGGCGCCGCGCCGGTCAGCGGAAGGCAGCGCCGCTCAGCCCCTGA